A stretch of Caballeronia sp. SL2Y3 DNA encodes these proteins:
- a CDS encoding arabinose ABC transporter substrate-binding protein, with translation MNQQIRRLTLRAIMAAMCVAPFALHGAAQADEPLKIGFLVKMPEQAWFINEQKASTALGQKENFTSVNIGTPDGEKVLAAIDNLGAQGAQGFVICAPDVRLGPAIAARAKRYNMKFVSVDDQLVDSSGKPLSNVPHLGMSAFKIGNQVGDAIAGEMKRRGWKPEEVGALRITDYELPTAKLRTDGATQSLIAGGFKKENIFDAPQKTTDDEGGFNAASPVLAQHPNIKKWVIFALNEESVLGGVRATEQLHIPSADVIGVGINGAGEAFAEFQKKEQTGFFGTIAVSSTNHGKQSAQNLADWIRSGKQPPADTQTTGKLMTRENWKSVRSELGI, from the coding sequence ATGAACCAACAAATTCGCCGCCTGACTTTGCGCGCCATCATGGCCGCGATGTGCGTCGCGCCTTTCGCGCTTCACGGCGCGGCGCAAGCCGACGAGCCGCTCAAGATCGGCTTCCTCGTGAAGATGCCGGAGCAGGCATGGTTCATCAACGAGCAGAAGGCATCCACCGCGCTCGGGCAGAAAGAGAACTTTACGTCGGTGAACATCGGCACGCCGGATGGCGAGAAAGTGCTCGCCGCCATCGACAACCTCGGCGCGCAAGGCGCGCAGGGCTTCGTGATCTGCGCGCCGGACGTGCGCCTGGGACCGGCTATCGCCGCGCGCGCGAAGCGCTACAACATGAAGTTCGTTTCGGTCGATGACCAGCTCGTCGATTCGTCGGGCAAGCCGTTGTCCAACGTGCCGCATCTCGGCATGTCGGCGTTCAAGATCGGCAATCAGGTCGGCGACGCCATTGCCGGCGAAATGAAGCGCCGCGGCTGGAAGCCGGAAGAAGTCGGAGCGCTGCGTATTACGGACTACGAACTTCCTACCGCGAAGCTGCGCACCGATGGCGCCACGCAGTCGCTCATCGCAGGCGGCTTCAAGAAGGAAAACATTTTCGACGCGCCGCAGAAGACCACGGACGATGAAGGCGGCTTCAACGCGGCGTCGCCCGTGCTCGCGCAGCATCCGAACATCAAGAAGTGGGTGATCTTCGCGCTGAACGAAGAGTCGGTGCTGGGCGGCGTGCGCGCCACGGAACAGCTGCACATTCCTTCGGCGGATGTGATCGGCGTCGGCATCAACGGTGCGGGGGAAGCCTTCGCCGAGTTCCAGAAGAAGGAACAAACCGGCTTCTTCGGCACCATTGCAGTGAGCTCCACCAACCACGGCAAGCAAAGCGCGCAAAATCTCGCCGACTGGATTCGCAGCGGCAAGCAGCCGCCCGCCGACACGCAAACCACGGGCAAGCTGATGACGCGTGAGAACTGGAAGTCCGTGCGTAGCGAACTCGGTATCTAA
- a CDS encoding Gfo/Idh/MocA family protein yields MTSAYKLAVAGIGKIARDQHFPAIAAQPGFELVACASRNASVDGVRNYADLDALLAAEPSLDAVSLCAPPQVRFAQARAALEAGKHVMLEKPPGASVSEVEALRDIAQTHGRTLFASWHSRAASAVEPARAWLASKEAGAVRAVEIRWKEDVRRWHPGQQWIWEPGGLGVFDPGINALSIVTRILPREIALRAATLTIPRDTATPIAAELDCIDTNGAPVRASFDWRHGPVEEWDIDVDTDGGRLSIREGGKRLSIAGEAVSLGLEREYPALYERFRELIERGESDVDVRPLRLVADAFLLGKHVETEPFGR; encoded by the coding sequence ATGACATCGGCATATAAGCTCGCCGTCGCGGGTATCGGCAAGATCGCGCGCGACCAGCATTTTCCCGCCATTGCCGCGCAGCCCGGCTTCGAACTGGTCGCGTGCGCGAGCCGCAACGCGAGCGTCGACGGCGTGCGCAATTACGCGGACCTCGACGCCTTGCTCGCCGCCGAGCCGTCGCTCGATGCGGTGTCGCTCTGTGCGCCGCCGCAAGTGCGCTTTGCGCAGGCACGCGCCGCGCTCGAAGCGGGCAAGCATGTGATGCTCGAAAAGCCGCCGGGCGCGAGCGTGAGCGAAGTCGAGGCATTGCGGGACATCGCGCAAACGCATGGCCGCACGCTCTTCGCAAGCTGGCATTCGCGCGCCGCGAGCGCCGTGGAGCCGGCGCGTGCGTGGCTTGCGTCGAAGGAAGCGGGCGCAGTGCGCGCAGTCGAAATACGCTGGAAAGAAGACGTGCGACGCTGGCATCCGGGCCAGCAATGGATCTGGGAGCCGGGCGGCCTCGGCGTGTTCGATCCGGGCATCAACGCGCTTTCCATCGTCACGCGCATCCTGCCGCGCGAGATCGCATTGCGCGCGGCGACGCTCACCATTCCGCGCGATACCGCAACGCCCATCGCCGCCGAGCTCGATTGCATCGATACGAACGGTGCGCCGGTGCGCGCGTCGTTCGACTGGCGTCATGGCCCGGTCGAGGAGTGGGACATCGACGTCGATACGGACGGCGGCCGCCTGTCGATCCGCGAGGGCGGCAAGCGCCTGTCGATTGCCGGCGAAGCCGTTTCGCTCGGACTGGAGCGCGAGTATCCGGCGCTTTACGAGCGATTCCGCGAACTGATCGAGCGGGGCGAGAGCGACGTGGACGTGCGTCCGCTCAGACTCGTCGCGGACGCATTTCTGTTAGGCAAGCACGTAGAGACCGAGCCATTCGGCCGCTAA
- the araG gene encoding L-arabinose ABC transporter ATP-binding protein AraG, with amino-acid sequence MATTTDDVTLAPAHGERGAYLELDGITVSFPGVRALDGVSLSVRAGEVHGLMGENGAGKSTLLKVLSGVNRPQAGTLKLNGAEHRFTTTREAIAAGIAIIYQELHLVPELTVAENLMLGQLPNRAGVLDERALVKRAMAELERLGERIDPRTPVKNLSIGQRQMIEIGKALMRDARVIAFDEPTSSLSARETKQLFRIIDALRADGRAIIYVTHRMDEVYELCDRVTVFRDGRRIETFDSVAGLSRDRLIACMVGRSIADVYGYRSREAGDVMIEAKGLLGPGLSEPVSFSARRGEILGFFGLVGAGRSELMKLLYGATKASEGHVELKGKRVAFSSPRDAVRAGIALCPEDRKQEGIVAIASVADNLNISARRHFSPARFLLDARRERALAQEYIAKLAIKTRSGETAIGTLSGGNQQKVILSRWLAERIDVFLMDEPTRGIDVGARAEIYNLLYELAEAGRTVILVSSDLAEVIGVSDRIIVMKEGRIAGALPKSQATPDELIKLALPR; translated from the coding sequence ATGGCTACGACGACGGACGACGTGACCCTCGCCCCGGCGCACGGCGAGCGCGGCGCATACCTGGAACTCGACGGCATTACCGTGAGCTTCCCGGGCGTGCGCGCGCTCGACGGCGTGTCGCTGTCGGTGCGCGCGGGCGAAGTGCACGGCTTGATGGGCGAGAACGGCGCGGGCAAGTCAACCTTGCTTAAGGTGCTTTCGGGCGTCAACAGGCCGCAAGCGGGAACGCTCAAGCTCAATGGCGCGGAACACCGCTTTACGACGACACGCGAGGCGATTGCAGCGGGCATCGCGATCATCTATCAGGAACTGCACCTCGTGCCGGAACTGACGGTGGCCGAGAACCTGATGCTCGGGCAATTGCCGAACCGCGCGGGCGTGCTCGACGAACGCGCGCTCGTCAAGCGCGCGATGGCCGAACTGGAACGACTCGGCGAACGGATCGATCCGCGCACGCCGGTGAAGAACCTCTCCATCGGCCAGCGGCAGATGATCGAGATCGGCAAGGCGTTGATGCGCGACGCGCGCGTCATCGCGTTCGATGAGCCGACGAGCTCGCTCTCCGCGCGCGAGACGAAGCAACTGTTCCGCATCATCGACGCGCTGCGCGCCGACGGCCGCGCGATCATCTACGTCACGCATCGCATGGACGAAGTCTATGAACTGTGCGACCGCGTGACTGTGTTCCGCGATGGCCGGCGCATCGAGACCTTCGATTCCGTCGCGGGCCTTTCGCGCGACCGGCTGATCGCGTGCATGGTCGGCCGTTCGATCGCGGATGTCTATGGCTATCGCTCGCGCGAAGCCGGCGACGTGATGATCGAGGCGAAAGGGCTGCTCGGGCCGGGCCTTTCCGAGCCCGTGTCGTTCAGCGCGCGGCGCGGCGAGATTCTCGGCTTCTTCGGTCTCGTGGGCGCGGGGCGTTCCGAACTGATGAAACTGCTTTACGGCGCGACGAAAGCGAGCGAAGGCCATGTCGAACTGAAGGGCAAGCGCGTGGCGTTTTCCAGTCCGCGCGATGCGGTTCGCGCGGGCATTGCGCTGTGCCCCGAAGACCGCAAGCAGGAAGGCATCGTCGCGATTGCATCCGTCGCGGACAACCTCAACATCAGCGCGCGCCGTCATTTCAGCCCTGCGCGCTTTCTGCTGGATGCGCGCCGCGAGCGCGCGCTCGCGCAGGAATACATCGCGAAGCTCGCGATTAAGACGCGCAGCGGCGAAACCGCTATCGGCACGCTGTCGGGCGGCAATCAGCAGAAGGTGATTCTCTCGCGCTGGCTCGCGGAACGCATCGACGTGTTCCTGATGGACGAGCCCACGCGCGGCATCGACGTCGGCGCGCGCGCCGAGATCTATAACCTTCTGTATGAGCTTGCCGAAGCGGGACGCACGGTGATTCTCGTGTCGAGCGATCTGGCCGAAGTGATCGGCGTGTCGGATCGCATCATCGTGATGAAAGAAGGACGCATTGCCGGCGCGCTGCCGAAGTCGCAGGCGACGCCGGACGAACTGATCAAGCTCGCATTGCCCCGCTGA